The Oxyura jamaicensis isolate SHBP4307 breed ruddy duck chromosome Z, BPBGC_Ojam_1.0, whole genome shotgun sequence genome window below encodes:
- the HMGCS1 gene encoding hydroxymethylglutaryl-CoA synthase, cytoplasmic — protein sequence MPGSLPVNVESCWPKDVGIVALEIYFPSQYVDQTELEKYDGVDAGKYTIGLGQSKMGFCSDREDINSLCLTVVQKLMERNSLSYDCIGRLEVGTETIIDKSKSVKTVLMQLFEESGNTDVEGIDTTNACYGGTAALFNAVNWIESSSWDGRYALVVAGDIAVYATGNARPTGGAGAVAMLVGPNAPLIFERGLRGTHMQHAYDFYKPDMISEYPVVDGKLSIQCYLSALDRCYTVYRNKIHAQWQKEGTDRRFTLNDFGFMIFHSPYCKLVQKSVARLLLNDFLSDQNPETASGIFSGLEAFRDVKLEDTYFDRDVEKAFMKASAELFNQKTKASLLVSNQNGNMYTPSVYGCLASLLAQYSPEHLAGQRISVFSYGSGFAATLYSIRVTQDATPGSALDKITASLSDLKTRLDSRKCIAPDVFAENMKIRQETHHLANYIPQCSVEDLFEGTWYLVRVDEKHRRTYARRPVMGDGPLEAGVEVVHPGVVHEHIPSPAKKVPRIPATTESEGVTVAISNGEH from the exons ATGCCTGGGTCTCTTCCAGTGAATGTTGAATCCTGTTGGCCCAAAGATGTGGGAATCGTTGcactagaaatatattttccctctcAGTATGTTGATCAGACAGAGCTGGAGAAGTATGATGGCGTGGATGCTGGCAAGTACACCATTGGGTTAGGCCAGTCAAAGATGGGGTTCTGCTCTGACCGTGAGGATATCAATTCCCTCTGCTTGACTGTGGTTCAGAAGCTTATGGAGAGGAACAGCCTTTCCTATGATTGTATTGGGAGATTAGAAGTTGGAACGGAGACAATAATTGATAAATCAAAATCTGTGAAGACTGTCCTGATGCAACTTTTTGAAGAATCTGGTAATACAGATGTAGAAGGAATCGACACCACGAATGCATGCTATGGAGGCACTGCTGCTCTTTTTAATGCGGTTAATTGGATTGAGTCCAGCTCTTGGGATG GGCGTTATGCACTTGTTGTTGCTGGAGACATTGCTGTGTATGCCACTGGAAACGCCAGGCCAACAGGGGGAGCTGGTGCTGTTGCTATGCTAGTTGGCCCAAATGCTCCTTTGATTTTTGAGAGAG GATTGCGTGGAACCCACATGCAGCACGCCTATGACTTCTATAAGCCAGACATGATCTCCGAATATCCTGTCGTTGATGGCAAGCTGTCCATACAGTGCTACCTCAGTGCGTTAGATCGCTGCTATACTGTTTATCGCAACAAAATCCATGCCCAGTGGCAAAAGG AAGGAACAGACAGACGTTTCACCTTGAATGACTTTGGTTTCATGATCTTTCATTCTCCCTACTGTAAACTGGTACAGAAGAGTGTGGCTAGACTGCTGCTGAATGACTTCCTGAGTGACCAGAACCCAGAAACAGCAAGTGGCATTTTCAGTGGGCTGGAAGCTTTCAG ggaTGTAAAACTTGAAGATACATATTTTGACAGAGATGTGGAAAAAGCTTTTATGAAAGCTAGTGCAGAGCTCTTCAATCAGAAAACCAAAGCTTCATTACTTGTGTCCAATCAGAATGGAAATATGTATACCCCTTCAGTCTATGGTTGCCTTGCCTCTCTTCTAGCCCA GTACTCTCCAGAGCATCTTGCAGGACAGAGAATTAGTGTGTTCTCATATGgctctggttttgctgctaCTCTGTATTCCATCAGAGTTACACAGGATGCCACTCCTG GTTCTGCACTGGACAAAATAACTGCCAGCCTTTCTGATCTTAAAACAAGACTTGACTCGAGAAAATGTATTGCACCTGATGTCTTTGCTGAAAACATGAAGATTAGACAGGAAACTCATCACTTGG ccaACTATATTCCACAGTGTTCTGTAGAAGATCTCTTTGAGGGAACATGGTACCTTGTGCGTGTGGAtgagaaacacagaagaacTTATGCACGACGCCCAGTCATGGGTGATGGACCTCTGGAGGCAGGAGTTGAAGTTGTCCACCCAGGCGTTGTTCATGAG CACATCCCAAGCCCTGCTAAGAAAGTGCCAAGAATCCCTGCAACAACAGAATCTGAAGGCGTTACTGTTGCCATTTCCAATGGGGAGCATTAA
- the CCL28 gene encoding C-C motif chemokine 28 isoform X2, protein MDVHLVTVLALLTVVVSQTSETLFPGAFNCCTRISDEIPKGILPRVERFEIQKADGLCHLEAVILYIGDRKFCVSPQIRRVKKWMKKKHKVAGKKAHGRKQRRSKNNKKERSSKIMKQVP, encoded by the exons ATGGATGTGCACTTAGTCACTGTTCTTGCTCTTCTAACAGTCGTGGTTAGTCAGACATCTGAGA CTTTGTTTCCTGGGGCCTTTAACTGTTGCACAagaatttcagatgaaattcCCAAAGGAATTCTCCCAAGAGTGGAGAGGTTTGAAATCCAGAAAGCTGATGGCCTGTGTCACCTAGAAGCTGTTAT TCTCTACATAGGAGACAGAAAGTTCTGTGTGAGCCCACAGATTAGAAGAGTTAAAAAATGGATGAAGAAGAAGCACAAGGTTGCTGGGAAAAAAGCTCATGgtagaaaacagagaagaagcaaaaataataaaaaagagagaagcagtaAAATTATGAAGCAAGTCCCATGA
- the CCL28 gene encoding C-C motif chemokine 28 isoform X1 produces MHLFISAARYGDMSKFWAATYRFTKVSFARGCGLAAVEQTPALFPGAFNCCTRISDEIPKGILPRVERFEIQKADGLCHLEAVILYIGDRKFCVSPQIRRVKKWMKKKHKVAGKKAHGRKQRRSKNNKKERSSKIMKQVP; encoded by the exons ATGCATCTGTTCATTTCAGCGGCGCGGTACGGAGACATGAGTAAGTTTTGGGCTGCTACATACCGATTTACAAAAGTTTCCTTTGCTCGTGGCTGTGGATTGGCAGCTGTTGAACAGACGCCAG CTTTGTTTCCTGGGGCCTTTAACTGTTGCACAagaatttcagatgaaattcCCAAAGGAATTCTCCCAAGAGTGGAGAGGTTTGAAATCCAGAAAGCTGATGGCCTGTGTCACCTAGAAGCTGTTAT TCTCTACATAGGAGACAGAAAGTTCTGTGTGAGCCCACAGATTAGAAGAGTTAAAAAATGGATGAAGAAGAAGCACAAGGTTGCTGGGAAAAAAGCTCATGgtagaaaacagagaagaagcaaaaataataaaaaagagagaagcagtaAAATTATGAAGCAAGTCCCATGA